Proteins encoded in a region of the Bacillus methanolicus genome:
- the crcB gene encoding fluoride efflux transporter CrcB produces MSYVTVGLGGIIGSLLRYFLSVAALSLWGKGFPIGTLLANLLGAFALGWLTKNMYVARKLPPYIVSGIGTGIIGSFTTFSTFSLETIQLVEQNSMFLALIYVIASFIGGLFFAWLGSFIAQKATYTEIESL; encoded by the coding sequence TTGTCATATGTAACGGTCGGTCTTGGAGGAATCATTGGAAGTCTGCTTCGATACTTCCTTTCCGTTGCTGCTTTATCACTATGGGGAAAAGGTTTTCCTATCGGTACATTGCTTGCTAATTTATTAGGTGCATTCGCACTTGGGTGGCTGACTAAAAATATGTATGTAGCCCGTAAACTTCCTCCGTACATTGTAAGCGGTATCGGAACAGGAATCATCGGTTCATTTACAACATTTTCAACATTTAGTTTAGAAACCATACAGCTTGTTGAGCAAAACAGCATGTTTCTCGCATTAATATATGTAATCGCAAGTTTTATTGGGGGCCTTTTTTTTGCATGGCTGGGGTCTTTCATCGCTCAAAAAGCAACATATACGGAGATAGAAAGTTTATGA
- the pflB gene encoding formate C-acetyltransferase yields the protein MKQWEGFTGGTWQTEVNVRDFILKNFKQYNGSDSFLEGPTEATTKLWKQVMDLSKQERDNGGVLDMDTEIVSTITSHGPGYLNKDLEKVVGFQTDKPFKRSLQPFGGIRMAVQSCEAYGFKVNEEIVKIFTEYRKTHNQGVYDAYTDEMKLARKAGIITGLPDAYGRGRIIGDYRRVPLYGVDFLISEKKKDLKQTSRIMTEDNIRLREEISEQIRALEELKKLAESYGYDISKPASNASEAFQWLYFAYLAAIKEQNGAAMSLGRVSTFLDIYIERDLEKGIITEKEAQELVDHFVMKLRLVKFARTPEYNELFSGDPTWVTEAIGGMALDGRALVTKNSFRFLHTLDNLGPAPEPNLTVLWSTQLPEEFKKYCAKMSIKTSSIQYENDDIMRPEYGDDYGIACCVSPMKIGKQMQFFGARANLAKALLYAINGGKDEKLKIQVGPKYTPIMSNVLDYDEVMEKFDNMMEWLAELYINTLNIIHYMHDKYCYERIEMALHDTKILRTMATGLAGLSVVADSLSAIKHANVRVIRDENGLAVDFEIEGDFPKYGNNDDRVDSIAVDIVKRFMKKLRKHKTYRDSVHSLSILTITSNVVYGKKTGNTPDGRRAGEPFAPGANPMHGRDTKGTLASLSSVAKLPFSYAMDGISNTFSIVPKALGKDDESRVNNLVAILDGYAMKEGHHLNVNVFNRETLLDAMEHPELYPQLTIRVSGYAVNFIKLTREQQLDVINRTFHETM from the coding sequence ATGAAACAGTGGGAAGGTTTTACTGGCGGAACTTGGCAAACTGAAGTAAATGTTCGTGACTTTATTTTAAAAAACTTTAAACAGTATAACGGTTCTGACAGTTTCCTTGAAGGTCCGACTGAAGCTACAACAAAATTATGGAAGCAAGTTATGGATTTATCGAAACAAGAACGGGATAATGGCGGTGTCCTTGATATGGACACTGAAATCGTCTCTACGATTACCTCACACGGACCCGGGTATTTGAATAAGGATTTAGAAAAAGTTGTTGGCTTTCAAACTGACAAACCTTTCAAGCGGTCACTGCAGCCGTTCGGCGGAATCCGCATGGCCGTACAGTCTTGTGAAGCGTATGGATTCAAGGTAAACGAAGAAATTGTGAAAATTTTTACAGAATATCGGAAGACTCATAACCAAGGAGTCTATGATGCTTATACAGATGAAATGAAGCTTGCCCGCAAAGCCGGAATCATTACCGGTCTTCCGGATGCATACGGTCGCGGACGGATTATCGGAGACTATCGCCGTGTTCCCCTTTATGGAGTTGACTTCCTGATCAGTGAGAAGAAAAAAGATTTAAAACAAACAAGCCGTATTATGACTGAAGACAATATTCGTCTACGTGAAGAGATTTCTGAGCAGATCAGAGCGCTGGAAGAATTAAAGAAGCTTGCTGAAAGTTACGGATATGACATTTCAAAGCCTGCTTCAAATGCATCCGAAGCGTTTCAATGGCTGTACTTTGCTTACTTGGCAGCAATCAAGGAACAAAACGGCGCTGCCATGAGCCTCGGCCGCGTATCAACTTTCTTAGATATTTATATTGAAAGAGATTTAGAGAAAGGCATTATTACTGAAAAAGAAGCTCAGGAGTTGGTCGACCATTTTGTCATGAAGCTTCGGCTTGTAAAATTTGCCCGAACTCCGGAATATAATGAATTATTTAGCGGCGACCCTACATGGGTTACTGAAGCGATCGGCGGCATGGCATTAGACGGACGCGCACTTGTCACAAAAAATTCATTCCGATTCCTGCATACCCTTGATAACCTAGGTCCTGCTCCGGAGCCAAACTTAACGGTATTATGGTCTACACAGCTTCCGGAAGAATTCAAAAAGTATTGTGCGAAAATGTCGATTAAAACAAGCTCCATCCAGTATGAAAATGATGATATTATGAGGCCTGAATACGGTGATGACTATGGAATCGCTTGCTGCGTATCACCAATGAAAATCGGTAAGCAAATGCAATTTTTCGGAGCGCGTGCAAATCTTGCAAAAGCCCTGCTCTACGCCATTAACGGCGGTAAAGATGAAAAGCTTAAAATTCAGGTTGGTCCTAAGTACACACCGATCATGTCTAATGTTCTAGACTATGATGAAGTCATGGAAAAATTTGATAATATGATGGAATGGCTCGCAGAATTGTATATCAATACTCTGAATATCATCCACTATATGCATGACAAATATTGCTATGAACGAATTGAAATGGCCCTGCATGATACTAAGATTTTGCGCACGATGGCGACTGGACTTGCCGGCTTAAGTGTTGTTGCTGATTCGTTAAGTGCCATTAAACATGCCAATGTAAGAGTTATTCGCGATGAAAACGGTCTAGCTGTCGATTTTGAAATTGAAGGTGATTTCCCTAAATACGGAAACAATGATGACCGTGTTGACAGCATCGCCGTTGATATCGTGAAGCGGTTCATGAAAAAGCTTCGCAAGCATAAAACATACCGCGATTCAGTCCATTCCCTGTCGATATTAACCATTACTTCTAACGTGGTATATGGAAAGAAAACCGGCAACACTCCTGATGGGCGCCGTGCCGGAGAACCATTTGCTCCCGGAGCGAACCCAATGCACGGTCGCGATACAAAAGGAACGCTTGCGTCTCTCTCTTCAGTGGCTAAACTGCCATTCAGTTATGCAATGGATGGTATTTCAAATACTTTCTCAATCGTTCCAAAAGCATTGGGAAAAGACGATGAAAGCCGCGTTAACAACCTTGTAGCAATATTAGACGGATATGCAATGAAGGAAGGCCACCATCTAAACGTTAACGTCTTTAACCGTGAAACTTTGCTGGATGCGATGGAACATCCGGAATTGTATCCGCAATTAACGATACGTGTTTCCGGATATGCAGTCAACTTTATTAAACTAACTCGTGAACAGCAATTAGATGTTATAAACCGTACCTTCCACGAAACAATGTAA
- the pflA gene encoding pyruvate formate-lyase-activating protein, protein MYGNIHSIETFGTVDGPGVRYVVFTQGCLLRCQYCHNADTWEIGSGKQMSVFEIVEDLKSYLPFIESAGGGITVSGGEPLLQIPFLLELFKECKKLGIHTAIDSSGGCFSSAPLFQSQLKELLQYTDLILLDLKQIDRKKHLKLTGMTNDHILEFARFLSEQKIPIWIRHVLVPGITDDHNDLNRLGDFIGELTNVEKVEILPYHKLGVYKWEALGYEYPLKNIDPPSDEQINTAYQILTKNRIS, encoded by the coding sequence ATGTACGGAAATATTCATTCTATTGAAACATTTGGAACAGTTGACGGTCCGGGAGTTCGCTATGTCGTATTTACACAAGGTTGCCTTCTCCGCTGCCAGTACTGTCATAACGCTGATACGTGGGAGATCGGTTCAGGGAAACAAATGTCTGTATTCGAAATTGTTGAAGATTTAAAGTCATATTTGCCTTTTATTGAATCAGCAGGTGGAGGAATTACCGTTAGCGGCGGAGAGCCGCTCCTTCAGATCCCCTTCCTTCTTGAGCTTTTTAAAGAATGCAAAAAACTCGGCATTCATACGGCCATTGACTCTTCTGGAGGATGTTTTTCTTCTGCACCTCTCTTTCAATCACAGCTTAAAGAGTTATTGCAGTATACAGATCTCATATTATTGGATCTTAAACAAATCGACAGAAAAAAACATCTTAAGCTTACCGGGATGACAAATGATCATATATTGGAGTTTGCTCGTTTTCTTTCCGAACAAAAAATTCCGATATGGATTCGGCACGTTCTCGTTCCCGGAATAACCGATGACCATAATGACTTAAATCGTCTCGGTGATTTTATCGGAGAATTAACAAATGTCGAAAAAGTTGAAATTCTCCCCTACCATAAACTGGGTGTTTATAAATGGGAAGCCCTCGGGTATGAATATCCATTAAAAAATATTGATCCTCCAAGTGATGAACAAATTAATACAGCATATCAAATACTGACCAAAAATAGAATTTCTTAA
- a CDS encoding DUF6501 family protein, whose translation MIHQTWQDRDTVKKIKCVHTDAKKYIVNRVLTPGKVYEVKNETEEFYFIIDNSGKVGGYYKDYFVDA comes from the coding sequence ATGATACATCAAACATGGCAAGACAGAGATACAGTGAAAAAAATAAAATGTGTTCATACCGATGCGAAAAAATACATTGTTAACCGTGTCTTAACACCTGGAAAAGTTTACGAAGTTAAAAATGAAACCGAAGAATTTTATTTTATCATCGATAATTCAGGAAAAGTTGGCGGCTATTATAAAGACTATTTTGTCGACGCATAA
- a CDS encoding secondary thiamine-phosphate synthase enzyme YjbQ, with product MLKKFSIRTNKRDEFYEVTAEVEKAVKEFGIKEGVAIVYCPHTTAGITINENADPDVKRDMIRRFDEIYPWHHSLDRHMEGNTAAHMKASTVGTSQQIIISNGKLLLGIWQGIYFCEFDGPRTRTFYVKILRSE from the coding sequence ATGTTGAAAAAATTTTCGATTCGTACAAATAAACGCGATGAATTTTATGAGGTCACGGCTGAAGTGGAAAAAGCAGTAAAAGAATTCGGAATCAAGGAAGGTGTGGCAATCGTCTATTGCCCTCATACTACGGCCGGTATTACCATTAATGAAAATGCGGACCCGGATGTAAAACGCGACATGATTCGCCGGTTTGATGAAATTTACCCTTGGCACCATTCTTTGGACCGGCATATGGAAGGAAACACTGCAGCCCATATGAAAGCCAGTACAGTCGGTACTTCCCAGCAGATCATAATTTCAAACGGAAAGCTGTTATTAGGAATATGGCAAGGAATTTATTTTTGTGAATTTGATGGGCCGCGTACACGAACATTTTATGTGAAAATTTTACGCTCAGAATAA
- a CDS encoding peptidoglycan-binding protein, whose translation MRDPVKKLIVGSTFASALFMLPSISDAALGDSELKLGMKNDDVKQLQQLLKNKGYFTYHTATGYYGSITEKAVKIFQSSVGLPQTGVFDRKTYERLTGVPHKAIAAQPSANSTLKIGARGKEVGQLQSQLKSLGYFTYPSITQYFGTITADAVRKFQQNYGLTADGIADSKTLIKLKKVLNQKGKSTPINNKTEPTQAEMRLTIGSTGEEVKKVQTKLKELGYFTYPTITGYFGMATYDAVKEYQIANKLSATGTVDFTTYTRLMQAKPSRKEKQFNVINLIGDAAELLGTRYQWGGTTPEKGFDCSGFLVYVFEKQGVSLPRTVALIWNAGKQVDKPSVGDLVFFETYRPGASHVGIYIGNNQFIHCGSSTGVTISNLTSKYWSERYLGAKRYY comes from the coding sequence GTGAGAGATCCAGTGAAAAAGCTCATCGTCGGTTCCACGTTTGCTTCGGCGCTTTTCATGCTGCCATCGATAAGTGATGCAGCCTTGGGAGACTCGGAGTTAAAACTCGGGATGAAAAACGATGATGTGAAACAGCTTCAACAATTATTAAAAAATAAAGGATATTTTACATACCATACAGCTACAGGCTATTATGGGTCCATCACGGAAAAAGCTGTGAAAATCTTTCAATCTTCTGTTGGATTGCCTCAAACAGGTGTGTTTGACCGGAAAACGTATGAAAGATTAACGGGGGTTCCACACAAGGCAATAGCTGCCCAGCCAAGTGCCAACAGTACATTAAAAATCGGTGCCCGCGGTAAAGAAGTCGGCCAATTGCAGTCACAATTGAAGTCGCTAGGATATTTCACTTATCCGTCCATCACCCAATACTTTGGAACAATTACGGCCGACGCGGTTCGAAAATTCCAACAAAATTATGGGTTGACGGCCGATGGGATCGCAGATTCCAAAACACTGATCAAGCTGAAAAAAGTACTGAACCAAAAAGGAAAATCTACACCAATTAATAATAAAACTGAACCGACGCAGGCCGAGATGCGTTTAACGATCGGTTCAACCGGTGAAGAAGTTAAAAAAGTTCAAACGAAGTTGAAAGAGCTTGGATATTTTACATACCCCACTATTACGGGATATTTTGGCATGGCCACCTATGACGCAGTGAAAGAGTACCAAATCGCCAATAAACTTTCGGCAACAGGTACGGTCGATTTCACAACTTATACGCGATTGATGCAGGCAAAACCTTCCCGGAAGGAAAAACAATTTAACGTGATTAATTTAATCGGAGATGCGGCTGAACTGCTTGGAACACGCTACCAATGGGGAGGAACGACACCAGAAAAAGGATTTGACTGCAGCGGATTTCTTGTTTATGTATTTGAAAAACAAGGTGTTTCTTTACCGCGTACAGTCGCATTAATTTGGAACGCCGGAAAACAAGTGGACAAGCCTTCAGTCGGCGACCTTGTCTTTTTCGAAACTTACCGACCGGGAGCGTCTCATGTTGGGATTTATATAGGAAACAATCAATTCATCCATTGCGGAAGTTCTACAGGAGTTACCATCAGCAATTTGACAAGCAAATATTGGAGCGAACGTTATCTCGGGGCGAAGAGATATTATTGA
- the safA gene encoding SafA/ExsA family spore coat assembly protein, whose protein sequence is MKTLKSLSVSLLLSVALVFGISSNAEAATIHTVQHGDTMWKIAVRYHVGVSEIIQANPQISNPNFIYPGQKITIPCLDEVKSYENQVVQLVNQERAKYGLKPLKTNWELARVARYKSQDMINRNYFDHTSPTYGSPFQMMKNFGITYRTAGENIAAGQRTPKDVVTAWMNSDGHRKNILSSSFTEIGVGYAKGGAYGHYWTQMFIGR, encoded by the coding sequence ATGAAAACATTAAAATCTCTATCAGTATCTTTATTGTTGTCTGTCGCTCTAGTCTTTGGAATAAGCAGCAATGCCGAAGCTGCGACTATACATACGGTTCAGCACGGTGACACAATGTGGAAAATTGCGGTTCGCTATCATGTTGGCGTTTCTGAAATTATTCAGGCAAACCCGCAAATTTCAAATCCGAACTTCATCTATCCAGGACAAAAAATTACTATTCCATGTTTGGATGAAGTTAAAAGCTATGAAAACCAAGTTGTCCAGCTTGTGAATCAGGAGAGGGCAAAATACGGTTTAAAACCGTTAAAAACAAACTGGGAACTTGCGAGAGTAGCAAGATATAAATCCCAAGACATGATCAATCGAAATTATTTTGACCATACTTCTCCAACATACGGAAGCCCGTTCCAAATGATGAAAAATTTCGGAATTACATACCGTACAGCCGGTGAAAATATTGCTGCCGGACAACGGACTCCTAAGGATGTAGTAACAGCCTGGATGAACAGTGACGGCCATCGAAAAAATATTTTATCAAGCAGTTTTACTGAAATTGGTGTAGGTTATGCAAAAGGAGGGGCATACGGTCATTACTGGACGCAAATGTTCATCGGGAGATAA
- a CDS encoding cupredoxin domain-containing protein, with product MRFIVLKKGTMMIFLLFIITLAAAGVWFFGTSGSVPVTSREQNQDEQIREIHMVTGEFSAKTRDGKEIEAYRWDPSTVFVNKGEKVRLTILGVNGKEHPYIIEGTDIKGVVKQGEETTVPLQFKKEGIYRLICLTHPNKDRNGPMIAYIVVD from the coding sequence TTGCGATTTATAGTGCTTAAGAAAGGGACTATGATGATTTTTCTTTTATTTATAATTACGCTTGCGGCCGCCGGTGTTTGGTTTTTTGGAACATCTGGCTCGGTTCCTGTTACCAGCCGGGAGCAGAATCAAGACGAACAAATAAGAGAGATTCATATGGTTACCGGTGAATTTTCAGCAAAAACAAGAGATGGGAAAGAAATTGAGGCATATCGCTGGGATCCAAGTACTGTGTTTGTTAACAAAGGGGAAAAAGTCCGCCTTACTATTTTAGGTGTAAACGGAAAAGAACATCCATATATTATCGAAGGAACTGACATAAAAGGCGTTGTTAAACAAGGTGAGGAAACGACAGTACCACTGCAATTTAAAAAAGAAGGAATATACAGGCTTATTTGCCTAACGCATCCTAACAAAGATCGTAATGGCCCGATGATTGCATACATTGTAGTAGATTAA
- a CDS encoding DMT family transporter codes for MSKPFVYLLLNVIMMIWGLNVIALKILVEHFSPVTLTSFRIFTAGIVVILTLLFIGQLRKLTWKDIMYICSAALFGVVAHHLFLAVGLTKTTASNAGLILALVPLVTSVFAVVFLGHRFTVFRFVGILLGFTGVMFVVLNGKSGIHLVSIGDFYIFLAVLTQGISFIIIKKATQTLDTRMMTGWMLLFGSLLLFFISLWMEPNGLLSMANGTTPIWMIFLASAVLATALGHMIYNKAIQQIGAAESAIFINLNPLFSLLGAYLFLGESISLSQIMGFILIVIGVILGSGMLDESGVFSRRSKVLGK; via the coding sequence GTGTCTAAACCTTTCGTTTATCTATTATTGAATGTGATTATGATGATCTGGGGATTAAACGTGATTGCCCTCAAAATTTTAGTCGAACATTTTTCTCCGGTGACGTTAACGTCGTTTCGGATATTTACTGCAGGAATCGTAGTGATTCTGACTTTATTATTCATCGGTCAGCTGCGGAAATTAACTTGGAAGGACATTATGTATATTTGTTCGGCAGCTTTATTTGGCGTCGTTGCACACCACCTTTTTCTTGCAGTCGGATTAACAAAAACGACAGCCTCTAACGCCGGATTAATTTTAGCTCTTGTTCCGTTAGTGACATCGGTGTTTGCGGTCGTCTTTTTAGGTCATCGGTTTACGGTGTTCAGATTTGTCGGGATATTGCTCGGATTTACCGGCGTGATGTTTGTCGTGTTAAACGGCAAAAGCGGAATTCACCTTGTGTCGATCGGTGATTTTTATATATTCTTGGCCGTATTAACTCAAGGAATTAGTTTTATTATTATTAAAAAAGCAACACAAACGCTGGATACGAGAATGATGACAGGATGGATGTTGTTGTTCGGGTCATTGCTGTTATTTTTCATTAGTTTGTGGATGGAACCGAACGGATTATTAAGCATGGCAAACGGTACGACACCCATATGGATGATCTTCCTTGCGTCAGCTGTACTTGCTACTGCACTTGGTCATATGATTTACAACAAAGCAATTCAACAAATTGGTGCAGCAGAATCGGCAATTTTCATTAACTTAAATCCGCTATTTTCACTACTCGGGGCTTATTTATTTTTAGGAGAATCTATTTCTCTTTCTCAAATTATGGGGTTTATTTTGATCGTGATCGGTGTCATTTTAGGAAGCGGTATGCTGGATGAAAGCGGGGTATTTTCTCGACGTTCAAAAGTTCTGGGGAAATAA
- the crcB gene encoding fluoride efflux transporter CrcB has translation MKNILLVALGGFFGAVSRYVISRKWNGHKSKIPFGTLTVNLLGSFLLGILIGKNIGGAVYALFGIGFMGAFTTFSTLKSEILQLFEQKETIKAVFYLAITYIGGITAGFLGLLLGRL, from the coding sequence ATGAAGAATATTTTACTTGTTGCTCTCGGCGGTTTTTTTGGGGCAGTATCCCGATACGTCATTTCAAGGAAATGGAATGGCCATAAATCCAAAATTCCCTTTGGAACATTAACAGTTAATTTGCTCGGCTCGTTTTTGCTTGGTATTCTCATAGGAAAAAATATTGGGGGAGCCGTATACGCACTTTTTGGAATTGGATTTATGGGAGCTTTTACGACCTTTTCAACACTGAAATCAGAAATACTTCAGCTATTTGAACAAAAAGAAACCATCAAAGCCGTTTTTTATTTAGCAATTACATACATTGGCGGCATAACAGCCGGCTTTCTTGGTTTACTATTAGGAAGATTGTGA
- the yidC gene encoding membrane protein insertase YidC, translated as MKNNRILLSLIILFISTGLLTACQASGANDKGFFHTMFVEPFAQAIHYVAGLFGGNFGLSIIVITIFIRLILMPFLLKQYKSQLAMKEKMELLKPELDEIQKKLKSAKKPEEQQKLQQEMFSLYRKHGVNPLSVGCLPAIIQMPILLGFYYAIRSSEEIATHSFLWFNLGHPDLFITAAAGIVYYLQFKVSQSNLPADQQNQMKFFGLLSPIMIVFVSIKAPAALPLYWTVGGLFLILQTIVARKLYSTEKRHEQSN; from the coding sequence ATGAAAAATAACCGTATATTGCTATCGCTTATTATCTTATTCATCAGTACTGGATTGCTTACTGCTTGCCAGGCTTCCGGAGCAAACGATAAAGGATTTTTTCATACGATGTTTGTTGAACCTTTCGCTCAGGCCATTCATTATGTTGCAGGCCTTTTCGGGGGTAATTTCGGATTGTCAATTATTGTAATTACAATTTTCATTCGATTAATTTTAATGCCCTTCCTGTTAAAACAATATAAAAGCCAGTTGGCAATGAAAGAAAAAATGGAATTGCTAAAACCGGAGTTGGATGAAATTCAAAAGAAATTAAAAAGCGCAAAGAAACCTGAGGAACAACAAAAATTGCAGCAAGAGATGTTTAGCTTATATCGAAAACACGGAGTTAATCCACTATCGGTAGGTTGCCTCCCCGCTATTATTCAAATGCCGATTTTACTTGGGTTTTATTATGCGATTCGAAGTTCTGAAGAGATTGCAACCCATTCATTTTTGTGGTTTAATCTTGGACATCCTGATCTATTTATTACCGCTGCAGCAGGAATCGTCTATTATTTGCAGTTCAAAGTTTCCCAATCGAATCTGCCTGCTGACCAGCAGAATCAAATGAAATTTTTCGGATTACTTTCTCCGATTATGATTGTATTTGTCTCAATAAAAGCTCCTGCAGCATTGCCGCTTTACTGGACAGTCGGAGGACTGTTTTTAATCCTTCAGACGATCGTTGCCAGAAAATTGTATTCAACTGAAAAGCGTCATGAACAATCCAATTGA
- a CDS encoding VOC family protein: MKLELDHVVHFLNRHPLEAVKLLKNHGYHAVMGGRHEHWGTHNSLFYNGLSYVEFLAIEDRQKANEADNPLVQQLINDIGKGEGVGQICLRTDNISVLQSTIRKRGFNTSDIFDGSRKREDGSVIRWKMLFILEKTFMPFPFFIEWEQTDEERLHDLKKLRMITEDQENRSIKSVTYTVHNAEKAAKEWSKLFDVPILDITDSEDKTASVQVGELEVVFVQPATKESDLYKVLHQRGERPFLVTFEPKLQKQGFELFGTRYQ; the protein is encoded by the coding sequence ATGAAACTTGAACTTGACCACGTTGTTCATTTTCTTAACAGGCATCCGCTGGAAGCTGTAAAGCTATTAAAAAATCATGGATATCATGCCGTGATGGGCGGTCGACATGAACATTGGGGCACACATAACAGCCTTTTTTATAACGGATTGTCATATGTAGAATTTCTGGCGATAGAAGATCGGCAAAAAGCGAACGAAGCGGATAATCCCCTTGTTCAACAGCTAATAAATGACATCGGGAAAGGTGAAGGGGTGGGGCAAATTTGTCTGCGGACAGATAATATTTCTGTTTTACAATCCACGATTAGAAAAAGAGGCTTTAATACTTCCGATATTTTTGATGGCAGCCGTAAGAGGGAGGATGGATCAGTTATTCGTTGGAAAATGCTTTTTATACTTGAGAAAACTTTTATGCCATTTCCTTTTTTCATTGAATGGGAGCAAACAGATGAAGAACGGTTACATGATTTAAAAAAACTGCGAATGATAACTGAGGATCAGGAAAATCGTTCCATTAAATCCGTAACCTACACTGTACATAATGCTGAAAAAGCAGCGAAAGAATGGTCAAAACTTTTTGATGTTCCGATACTTGATATTACAGATTCAGAAGATAAAACTGCAAGTGTCCAAGTCGGAGAATTAGAAGTTGTTTTTGTACAGCCTGCAACTAAAGAAAGCGATCTCTATAAAGTTTTGCACCAACGCGGAGAAAGACCTTTTTTAGTAACATTCGAACCAAAACTTCAAAAACAGGGTTTTGAGCTGTTTGGAACCCGATATCAGTAA
- the sda gene encoding sporulation histidine kinase inhibitor Sda, which produces MKIMSNELLIVSYRDALKSDKDKEWAKILKDEIKRRGLNPFKKQR; this is translated from the coding sequence ATGAAAATTATGAGTAATGAATTGTTGATTGTCTCGTATCGTGATGCACTGAAGTCGGATAAGGATAAGGAATGGGCAAAGATTTTAAAAGATGAAATTAAAAGACGCGGATTAAACCCTTTTAAGAAACAACGATGA
- a CDS encoding biotin transporter BioY, whose translation MNNQQRRLRMMIITALFAAIIGVMAQITIPLPYVPITGQTLAIGLAATILGARYGTLAVILYVIIGAAGVPVYAEMKAGVSVLVGPTGGYLFSFIPTTFFIGWFLEKTSFTIKNAVIANIIGMLITLSIGTAWLKVAAELSWTKAFTLGFTPFIIVGIIKAILASWIGILVRNRLISANLLLTSNTTTIKSA comes from the coding sequence ATGAACAATCAACAGCGAAGACTAAGAATGATGATAATTACGGCTTTATTTGCGGCGATTATCGGGGTAATGGCACAGATTACGATTCCGCTTCCGTACGTTCCGATCACCGGACAAACACTGGCAATCGGCCTTGCCGCAACAATTCTAGGAGCAAGATACGGAACGCTTGCAGTTATTTTATATGTAATCATCGGTGCAGCAGGGGTACCTGTATATGCTGAGATGAAAGCCGGTGTCTCAGTTCTTGTCGGTCCGACTGGAGGCTATTTATTTAGCTTTATTCCTACTACTTTCTTTATTGGATGGTTTCTTGAAAAAACATCCTTTACGATAAAAAACGCCGTAATTGCAAATATAATCGGTATGCTGATCACGTTATCAATCGGAACTGCATGGCTGAAAGTCGCTGCGGAACTTTCTTGGACAAAAGCCTTCACACTTGGATTTACTCCTTTTATAATTGTAGGAATAATCAAAGCTATCCTTGCATCATGGATTGGAATCTTAGTCAGAAACAGGCTCATATCTGCCAACTTATTGTTAACATCAAATACAACTACAATAAAATCGGCTTAA